A genome region from Methanobacterium subterraneum includes the following:
- a CDS encoding gamma carbonic anhydrase family protein, whose translation MIHPSVQIFPGVHTIGNVDIGEKSSIWYNAVIRGDIESITIGKFSNVQDNSVLHSSIDFPLKLGDYVSVGHAAVLHGCSVDDNCIIGMNATLLNGSHIHKNSIVAAGSLVSGGKVFPEGSLIMGVPAKVVRELTEEEIEQIKENALRYLKLSRQSKE comes from the coding sequence ATGATACATCCCAGTGTTCAGATTTTTCCTGGTGTTCACACCATTGGAAACGTGGATATAGGTGAGAAATCTTCCATCTGGTATAATGCGGTGATCAGGGGAGATATAGAAAGCATAACCATTGGTAAGTTTTCCAATGTACAGGATAACTCTGTGCTGCACTCTTCAATAGATTTCCCCCTTAAATTAGGAGATTATGTTTCAGTGGGACATGCAGCAGTGCTTCATGGTTGCAGTGTTGATGATAACTGCATTATTGGCATGAATGCCACTTTACTCAATGGTAGCCACATCCATAAAAACAGTATAGTGGCTGCGGGATCATTAGTGTCTGGAGGGAAGGTTTTCCCGGAGGGGAGTTTAATAATGGGTGTTCCTGCCAAGGTTGTGCGCGAACTTACCGAAGAAGAAATAGAACAGATTAAAGAAAATGCCCTACGTTATTTAAAGCTGTCTCGTCAAAGTAAAGAATAA
- a CDS encoding class I SAM-dependent DNA methyltransferase, producing MPEQELYRKFARYYDLIYQWMDYPGEVEFVEKMVDLYQGSGGNDLLDVACGTGNHAQYLTNSFQVVGLDLNLEMMEIANEKVPEMELIQGNMKEMNLEKDFDVIICLFSSINYHTNLRELESTIRRFHDHLKQGGVLIFDLGFCTENWEEGRMLVDAVVDGDLQLARISQSRLYDGVFNANFVFLIKENGIMDFEVDQHQLGVFKTIDVESILEKTGFETRIYSNYNDLPWDAESDERPVFVCKKP from the coding sequence ATGCCAGAACAAGAACTTTATCGTAAATTCGCCCGTTACTATGACTTAATCTACCAGTGGATGGATTACCCTGGTGAAGTGGAATTCGTTGAAAAGATGGTTGATCTGTACCAAGGTTCTGGTGGAAATGATCTTCTGGATGTGGCCTGCGGTACTGGTAACCACGCCCAATACCTTACGAACTCCTTCCAAGTGGTGGGTTTGGATTTAAATCTTGAAATGATGGAAATAGCCAATGAAAAGGTCCCAGAAATGGAATTAATCCAGGGAAATATGAAGGAAATGAATCTGGAAAAGGATTTTGACGTTATTATCTGCCTATTCTCATCTATCAATTATCACACCAACCTTAGAGAGCTGGAATCAACCATTAGAAGATTTCACGACCACTTGAAGCAGGGAGGAGTTCTCATATTCGACTTGGGCTTTTGCACTGAGAACTGGGAAGAAGGGAGGATGCTGGTGGATGCGGTGGTGGATGGTGATCTTCAACTGGCCCGGATATCCCAGAGCAGATTATACGATGGTGTTTTCAATGCCAACTTCGTTTTTCTGATTAAGGAAAATGGTATAATGGATTTTGAAGTTGACCAACACCAGCTTGGCGTGTTCAAAACCATTGATGTTGAAAGTATACTGGAAAAAACTGGCTTTGAAACCCGTATTTACAGTAACTACAACGACCTTCCATGGGATGCAGAATCTGATGAAAGACCAGTTTTTGTATGTAAAAAACCATGA
- a CDS encoding TIGR00297 family protein, translated as MISWEYVVLLVIIGLITYVRKALDLLGSIFMIIMGVIIIFAAGVNWLLLIFLFLILGVAFTRYKHHYKKEIGIYEGTRTIKNVVSNGIVAFVMAAFGNYAGFIGSIATATADTMASEIGVATTPRLITNLKKVPPGTDGGISVLGTFAGIMGAGLIGLAAYILGIYPDLVKTMEIAIIAGTVGCFVDSILGAVLESKYLTNEHVNLLATMAGALIGNIMVW; from the coding sequence ATGATTAGCTGGGAATATGTGGTCCTCCTGGTGATCATAGGGCTCATCACTTATGTGAGAAAAGCCCTGGATCTCCTGGGATCCATTTTCATGATCATAATGGGTGTGATCATCATCTTCGCCGCCGGTGTAAACTGGCTTTTATTAATATTTTTATTTCTCATTCTGGGAGTTGCATTCACCCGGTACAAACACCATTACAAAAAGGAAATCGGAATTTATGAAGGGACCCGAACCATCAAAAACGTGGTCTCCAATGGAATCGTGGCCTTTGTAATGGCTGCCTTCGGTAACTACGCCGGATTCATAGGTTCCATAGCCACTGCCACTGCTGACACCATGGCCAGTGAGATAGGAGTAGCTACTACTCCTCGTCTTATAACCAACCTTAAAAAAGTTCCCCCAGGTACTGATGGAGGAATTTCAGTTCTGGGAACCTTTGCAGGGATTATGGGCGCAGGTTTAATTGGACTGGCAGCCTACATTCTGGGCATATATCCTGATCTTGTTAAGACAATGGAAATTGCAATTATTGCAGGTACTGTTGGTTGTTTTGTGGATAGTATCTTGGGTGCAGTCCTCGAATCAAAATATCTCACTAACGAGCATGTGAATCTTCTGGCCACTATGGCAGGAGCTTTAATAGGCAATATCATGGTATGGTGA
- a CDS encoding 30S ribosomal protein S3ae has protein sequence MAKARRRRVRDTWKDKQWYTITTPKEFGDAEIGTTPAREPDMLLKRRVESTMRELTGDFSKQYVKLKFQISEVAGDTATTRFIGHQVTSDYVRSMIRRGTSRIDSIVKAESKDGQKMKIHVLAITIKRAKSSQQRYIRETVEKLVVDAAAQKNFVELVEDIIGGKMASYVYHETKKIYPLKRVEVIKTKVVDEKKS, from the coding sequence ATGGCTAAAGCAAGACGCAGAAGAGTACGAGATACATGGAAAGATAAACAATGGTACACTATTACTACTCCTAAAGAATTCGGAGATGCTGAGATAGGCACCACCCCTGCCCGGGAACCGGATATGCTTCTTAAAAGAAGAGTGGAATCCACCATGAGAGAGCTTACTGGTGACTTTAGTAAACAGTATGTGAAACTTAAATTCCAGATTAGTGAAGTTGCTGGAGACACCGCTACCACCCGTTTCATAGGTCACCAGGTTACCAGTGACTATGTAAGAAGTATGATCAGGAGAGGAACCAGTCGTATCGACTCCATAGTAAAGGCTGAGAGTAAAGATGGGCAGAAAATGAAGATCCACGTCCTGGCCATAACCATTAAAAGGGCAAAATCATCCCAACAGCGTTACATCCGGGAAACCGTTGAAAAACTGGTTGTGGATGCCGCAGCTCAGAAAAACTTCGTGGAACTGGTGGAAGACATAATCGGTGGAAAAATGGCCTCCTATGTTTACCATGAAACCAAGAAAATCTACCCCCTTAAAAGGGTGGAAGTAATTAAAACTAAAGTAGTTGACGAAAAAAAGTCCTAA
- a CDS encoding methylated-DNA--[protein]-cysteine S-methyltransferase encodes MNVKIIKTTPFGPVALVWSWLNGYPQILKIIISKPDLSAEYQLISAYPNYELSSCEEVDELATSIHAFLEGENIQFPLDIVAMDSCSPFQKAVLIAEYGIRRGNVSTYKLIAQHIGRVGGARAVGNALAGNPFPIVIPCHRAIRSDGYVGGFQGGVEMKQALLEKEGITFDAKGRVISPRLQYDNPK; translated from the coding sequence ATGAATGTAAAAATAATTAAAACCACCCCTTTCGGCCCTGTAGCATTAGTATGGTCCTGGTTAAATGGATATCCTCAGATCCTCAAGATAATTATATCCAAACCAGATTTATCTGCTGAATATCAGTTAATCAGTGCGTATCCTAATTATGAGCTTTCTTCCTGCGAAGAAGTTGACGAATTAGCCACTTCAATCCATGCTTTTCTTGAAGGAGAAAACATCCAGTTCCCCCTTGATATTGTAGCCATGGATAGCTGTTCTCCATTTCAAAAAGCAGTCCTAATTGCCGAATATGGAATCCGACGAGGAAATGTCAGCACATATAAGCTCATTGCACAGCATATTGGTAGGGTTGGGGGAGCGCGGGCAGTGGGTAATGCTCTGGCAGGAAACCCATTCCCCATTGTAATTCCCTGTCACCGGGCAATCAGGTCCGATGGTTACGTTGGTGGTTTTCAGGGAGGAGTGGAGATGAAGCAGGCCCTGCTTGAAAAAGAGGGAATCACATTTGATGCCAAAGGACGGGTGATTTCACCTAGATTACAATATGATAATCCTAAATAG
- a CDS encoding SagB/ThcOx family dehydrogenase, whose translation MDLNQYRYFLKDSIRKTIDFSKTDQNKGIDTPPIEKPYSPDAKRIELITTDWHEIYDITLSEAIKNRESRRKYNQDPLTLMELSFLLWATQGVRLYAGNYAFRNVPSAGCRHALETYLAVFNVESSQTGKELEPGLYRYLPLTHELLFEFSKENLSDEMIMATFGQNFAGQSAVTFIWSAIPYRMEWRYGLDSHKVIAMDAGHVGQNMYLACEAIGAGTCAIGAYDQEYLDELLRLDGKDEFSIYLAPVGKY comes from the coding sequence ATGGACTTAAATCAATATCGTTATTTTCTAAAGGACTCCATTAGAAAAACCATAGATTTTTCAAAAACTGACCAGAATAAGGGAATAGACACACCACCTATTGAGAAGCCTTACTCCCCGGATGCTAAAAGAATAGAACTGATTACCACAGATTGGCATGAAATATATGATATTACCCTCTCGGAAGCGATTAAGAATCGTGAAAGTCGGAGGAAATATAATCAAGACCCCCTCACACTTATGGAGTTGTCATTTCTTCTATGGGCAACCCAGGGAGTGCGCCTTTACGCGGGTAACTATGCTTTCCGTAATGTGCCTTCAGCTGGTTGTCGCCATGCATTGGAGACTTATCTGGCAGTCTTTAATGTGGAAAGTTCTCAAACTGGGAAGGAACTTGAACCAGGGTTATACCGTTACCTCCCCCTAACCCATGAACTTCTCTTTGAATTTTCAAAAGAAAACTTGTCAGATGAGATGATCATGGCCACCTTTGGTCAGAACTTTGCCGGGCAGTCTGCAGTGACCTTCATCTGGAGTGCAATACCCTATCGTATGGAATGGCGCTATGGATTGGACTCCCATAAGGTCATTGCCATGGACGCAGGTCATGTGGGTCAGAACATGTATCTGGCCTGTGAGGCCATTGGAGCTGGAACCTGTGCCATAGGGGCCTATGACCAGGAATATCTGGATGAACTATTACGTCTAGATGGGAAAGATGAATTCAGCATTTATTTAGCACCCGTGGGGAAATACTAA
- the hisC gene encoding histidinol-phosphate transaminase, producing MVNVKKTVNELDPYVPGRSNADLARAYGLDPIKIIRMGSNENPMGPSPKAIKALEENLHRIHTYPESNIDDLKGKIAEYAGVDSENIIIGGDGADEILDVLAKTLMEPGDEYIIHPPSYMYYEFTFNIHGAVPVYARWDIGKNQLDVDSVLEAITPQTKVIFLCTPNNPTGGLIDKKDIKTILESTDALVVVDEAYWEFSGVNNLELLADYDNLFILRTFSKVMGLAGMRIGYGIGDEKFIQYMHRVKPVFSLIRLSYIAAAATLDDPGYIAKSTQLSIQSRDYLYQKMSKFPELKVFPSRANYILVDVRGTGMNSKEISEELMKNGIIVRDCSSFRGLDDYYIRVSVATLEEDERFINVLRDILI from the coding sequence ATGGTTAATGTGAAAAAAACAGTTAATGAACTTGATCCATATGTTCCTGGCCGGTCCAATGCAGATCTGGCCCGTGCTTACGGTCTTGATCCTATTAAAATAATTAGAATGGGTTCCAATGAAAACCCCATGGGACCCTCACCCAAAGCTATTAAAGCCCTGGAAGAGAATCTCCACAGAATTCACACCTATCCTGAATCCAATATTGATGATTTGAAGGGTAAGATCGCAGAATATGCCGGTGTGGATTCTGAAAATATTATCATAGGGGGAGACGGTGCAGATGAGATCCTGGATGTTCTGGCCAAAACTCTGATGGAACCCGGTGATGAGTACATTATCCATCCACCATCCTACATGTATTATGAATTCACCTTCAACATACACGGGGCAGTTCCAGTTTATGCCCGCTGGGATATTGGCAAAAACCAGTTGGATGTTGATTCAGTACTGGAAGCTATCACTCCCCAGACAAAAGTAATCTTTCTGTGCACTCCCAACAACCCCACCGGAGGTTTGATTGATAAAAAGGATATTAAAACCATTTTAGAGAGTACCGATGCTCTAGTAGTGGTTGATGAAGCTTACTGGGAGTTTTCCGGTGTTAACAATCTGGAACTCCTGGCAGACTATGACAACCTATTCATCCTCCGAACCTTTTCCAAGGTAATGGGACTGGCAGGTATGAGAATTGGTTATGGAATTGGAGATGAAAAATTCATCCAGTACATGCACCGTGTTAAACCTGTTTTCAGCCTTATTAGACTATCTTACATCGCTGCAGCAGCCACCCTAGATGATCCTGGTTACATCGCTAAATCCACCCAGCTTTCCATCCAGAGCAGGGATTACCTTTACCAGAAAATGTCCAAATTCCCAGAGTTGAAGGTTTTCCCGTCCCGGGCCAACTATATCTTAGTAGATGTTCGTGGGACCGGGATGAATTCCAAGGAAATCTCAGAGGAACTCATGAAAAATGGTATAATAGTCAGGGATTGTAGTTCGTTCCGTGGGTTGGATGATTATTATATAAGAGTGAGTGTAGCCACTCTGGAAGAGGATGAACGATTTATAAATGTGTTAAGGGACATTCTAATATAA
- a CDS encoding response regulator — protein sequence MPDTSIMLVEDEIIVAADVKNRLENMGYEVLGIFDTGEEAIEKAGELKPNLVLMDIVLKGDMDGIDAAQKIRELFDIPIIYLTAYSDEKTLQRAKVTEPFGYVLKPFEDREIQSAIEMAIYKHKMEQQLKESEEKYRKLIEKFLQVSTEILNELSKPK from the coding sequence ATGCCCGATACAAGTATCATGCTGGTGGAAGACGAGATTATCGTTGCTGCTGATGTAAAAAATCGACTGGAAAATATGGGATATGAAGTTCTGGGGATTTTTGACACAGGTGAGGAAGCCATTGAAAAGGCAGGAGAACTGAAACCCAACTTGGTTTTGATGGATATTGTACTCAAAGGAGATATGGATGGGATAGATGCAGCCCAGAAGATACGGGAGCTATTTGACATCCCTATAATCTATTTAACAGCTTATTCTGATGAAAAAACTCTGCAAAGGGCTAAAGTCACTGAGCCGTTTGGTTACGTCCTCAAACCATTTGAGGATCGTGAAATCCAGAGTGCCATAGAGATGGCCATATACAAACACAAGATGGAACAACAGTTAAAGGAAAGCGAAGAGAAATATCGTAAATTAATCGAAAAGTTCCTGCAGGTCTCCACTGAGATATTAAATGAGCTAAGCAAGCCTAAATAA
- a CDS encoding flavodoxin family protein has product MKKVLILCASPRKESNTMQVLEECARTIAENGLEAEIVSLRQMKIRSCIACGKCAELHQCALKDGLNDIIEKLKVADGFIIGSPVYFGTARGDLMSALQRIGMVSMNSGNFLSWKVGGPIAVARRGGHTATIQEMLMFFFINDMIVPGSTYWNMVFANQPGKAEEDTEGIQTATRFADNVSKLILKIK; this is encoded by the coding sequence ATGAAAAAAGTATTAATTTTATGTGCCAGTCCGCGGAAAGAGAGTAATACCATGCAAGTTCTGGAAGAATGTGCTAGAACCATTGCAGAAAATGGTTTGGAAGCTGAAATAGTATCCCTGCGTCAGATGAAAATCCGTTCCTGCATTGCCTGTGGCAAGTGTGCCGAATTGCACCAGTGTGCCCTTAAGGACGGTCTTAACGACATAATAGAAAAGTTAAAGGTCGCTGATGGTTTTATAATTGGCTCCCCGGTGTACTTTGGAACTGCCCGTGGTGATTTGATGTCTGCCCTGCAGAGGATTGGAATGGTCAGCATGAACTCCGGAAACTTCCTATCCTGGAAAGTAGGCGGTCCCATAGCTGTGGCCAGGAGAGGTGGACACACCGCCACCATACAGGAAATGCTCATGTTCTTCTTCATCAATGACATGATCGTCCCGGGAAGTACTTACTGGAACATGGTCTTTGCCAATCAGCCCGGAAAGGCAGAAGAAGACACCGAAGGAATCCAAACAGCAACCCGTTTTGCAGATAATGTTTCTAAACTCATATTAAAGATTAAATAA
- a CDS encoding 2,3-bisphosphoglycerate-independent phosphoglycerate mutase, giving the protein MKGIIMIIDGMADRPLKELGDKTPLEAAQTPNMDRMAQLGVNGIMDSIRPGIRPGSDTAHLSILGYDPYQVYTGRGPFEAAGVGVEVMPGDIAFRCNFSTANEEGIITDRRAGRIREGTPELAETLNSMELEEDVEIIFKESTGHRAVLVLRGEGLSDQISDADPKHDGKKPKVVVGLDGSPEADKTARILNKVILKSYEILKDHPVNIKRMENGEPPANITLPRGAGAVPNAEPFNAKYGVKSACIAETGLIQGIALIAGMDIIEVEGATGGVDTDLNSITSSILENASLEYDFLLINIDGADEAGHDGNLKEKVEFIEKVDVVIGKVMELEDVYFILTADHSTPISVMDHTGDPVPLVIKGPDVRVDQVQEFNERAAASGGLSRIRGSDIMNILMDLMNRSTKFGA; this is encoded by the coding sequence ATGAAGGGAATCATAATGATAATTGATGGGATGGCAGACCGCCCCCTTAAGGAACTAGGAGATAAAACCCCCCTAGAAGCAGCTCAAACCCCAAACATGGATCGAATGGCGCAGTTAGGGGTTAATGGAATTATGGACTCCATAAGACCAGGAATAAGGCCAGGTAGTGACACAGCCCACCTGTCCATTCTGGGTTATGATCCCTATCAAGTTTACACCGGCAGAGGTCCCTTCGAGGCTGCAGGAGTGGGAGTGGAAGTAATGCCTGGAGATATAGCCTTCCGCTGTAACTTCTCCACCGCCAATGAAGAAGGCATCATCACTGACCGCAGAGCAGGAAGAATCAGGGAAGGTACCCCTGAACTGGCAGAAACCTTAAACTCAATGGAATTGGAAGAAGACGTGGAGATCATATTTAAAGAATCCACTGGTCACCGTGCAGTTCTGGTCTTAAGGGGAGAAGGACTATCGGATCAGATCTCTGATGCTGACCCTAAACATGATGGAAAGAAACCTAAAGTAGTGGTGGGTCTGGATGGCTCTCCTGAGGCTGATAAAACCGCCCGAATCCTTAATAAAGTGATCCTGAAATCCTATGAAATATTAAAGGATCATCCGGTTAATATTAAACGTATGGAAAATGGAGAACCCCCTGCCAACATCACCTTACCCCGGGGTGCTGGTGCCGTGCCAAATGCAGAACCATTCAATGCAAAATATGGTGTTAAATCGGCATGTATAGCTGAAACCGGCCTTATTCAGGGCATTGCCCTGATAGCAGGCATGGATATAATAGAAGTAGAAGGGGCAACTGGTGGAGTGGACACTGATCTGAATAGTATCACCAGCAGCATTCTGGAAAATGCTTCCCTTGAATATGATTTCCTACTCATAAACATTGATGGTGCTGATGAAGCAGGCCATGATGGTAACTTGAAGGAGAAGGTTGAATTTATTGAAAAGGTTGATGTAGTTATTGGCAAGGTAATGGAACTGGAGGATGTTTACTTCATCCTAACTGCCGATCACTCCACTCCCATCTCAGTGATGGATCACACTGGAGACCCGGTTCCCCTGGTGATCAAAGGTCCGGATGTGCGGGTGGACCAGGTTCAAGAGTTCAATGAACGGGCCGCTGCCAGTGGTGGTCTTTCCAGGATCAGAGGCAGCGATATTATGAATATACTTATGGATCTCATGAACCGATCCACCAAATTCGGAGCGTAA
- a CDS encoding DUF2178 domain-containing protein — translation MKPSGIVMKILSIFESGLFIKILSVFTTGLWIAGLILANIYVIIVAVILLSAIGIVLYIKRDNLEVIFKGDSSVIVEDERTQLINEKASTMTLGILIAVTIYVGIILVALRSSYPQLLQAGYTMFAVAVFCFTLYFTSRAYYTRKY, via the coding sequence ATGAAACCAAGTGGAATTGTGATGAAAATACTGTCAATTTTTGAGTCCGGTTTATTTATTAAGATATTATCAGTCTTTACAACCGGTTTATGGATTGCAGGGTTAATATTAGCGAATATTTATGTTATTATAGTGGCAGTTATACTTTTAAGTGCCATTGGTATTGTTTTGTACATAAAAAGAGATAATTTAGAAGTAATATTTAAAGGTGATAGTTCGGTTATTGTTGAAGATGAAAGAACTCAATTAATTAACGAAAAAGCATCTACAATGACTTTAGGAATCCTTATTGCTGTTACGATATATGTGGGGATAATTTTAGTTGCTTTACGGAGTAGTTATCCTCAACTCTTACAAGCGGGGTACACAATGTTTGCAGTAGCAGTATTCTGTTTTACTCTGTACTTCACATCTCGTGCCTACTACACGCGGAAATATTAA
- the glmU gene encoding bifunctional sugar-1-phosphate nucleotidylyltransferase/acetyltransferase produces MRAVILTAGEGTRMRPLTLTRPKTMLPVGGKPLLEYNVEALRDAGIKNITMIVGYQKEAVMEHFKDGKNIGVNINYVTQEKRLGTAHAIGQVADLVGEDSDAIIVTNGDIILENELIKSLMDKYHQSQAQSILVLTEVEDPSAFGVVKLEGDCIKDIVEKPNPGEAPSNLINAGIYLFDHSIFQAIEKTEKSERGEYEITDSLKIQIKEDKRVLGLVSQDKWIDVGRPWEFLELNEHYLEASPKQVEGEIEEGVTIHGPVIIKKGSIIRSGTYIMGPVYIGENCDIGPNTFLRKHTSIGNDVNVGNAVEIKNSIIMDGTNVNHLSYVGDSIIGADCNLAAGTNIANLRFDDGGVKVTVKGKRINSGRRKMGVIFADGVKTGINSSFNPGVTIGLNTSVGSGAIIYRDIPDNKIVIHHQKQEIKDKK; encoded by the coding sequence ATGAGGGCAGTTATACTTACAGCAGGTGAAGGGACCCGTATGAGGCCTCTGACACTCACCCGGCCAAAAACAATGCTCCCCGTAGGTGGAAAACCTCTCCTGGAGTATAATGTGGAAGCATTGCGAGATGCGGGTATAAAAAACATTACCATGATAGTGGGTTACCAGAAAGAAGCTGTTATGGAACACTTTAAGGATGGAAAGAACATAGGAGTTAACATTAACTATGTAACTCAGGAAAAACGTCTGGGCACTGCCCATGCCATAGGGCAGGTGGCAGATCTGGTAGGAGAAGATAGCGATGCCATTATTGTTACCAATGGAGATATAATCCTGGAAAATGAATTAATAAAAAGTTTGATGGATAAATATCACCAATCCCAGGCCCAATCAATTCTGGTTCTCACTGAAGTCGAGGATCCTTCTGCTTTTGGAGTGGTAAAACTGGAAGGAGACTGTATTAAAGATATAGTAGAAAAACCCAACCCTGGTGAGGCCCCCAGTAATCTTATAAACGCGGGAATTTATCTGTTTGACCACAGTATCTTCCAGGCTATTGAAAAAACCGAAAAATCTGAACGGGGTGAATATGAGATAACAGATTCCCTTAAAATCCAGATCAAAGAGGATAAACGGGTTTTGGGCCTGGTGTCCCAGGATAAATGGATCGATGTGGGACGTCCCTGGGAATTCCTGGAATTAAATGAACACTACTTAGAGGCATCCCCAAAACAGGTTGAGGGTGAAATTGAGGAAGGAGTTACTATTCACGGTCCGGTAATAATCAAAAAAGGAAGTATCATCCGTTCTGGAACCTACATAATGGGCCCGGTTTACATTGGAGAAAACTGCGATATTGGCCCTAACACCTTCCTCCGTAAACACACCTCCATCGGTAACGATGTTAACGTTGGAAACGCTGTTGAAATCAAAAATTCGATAATAATGGATGGAACAAATGTAAACCACCTTTCATACGTTGGAGATTCTATTATTGGAGCCGATTGCAACCTGGCTGCAGGTACTAACATTGCCAACCTCCGTTTCGATGATGGAGGGGTGAAGGTAACGGTTAAGGGAAAAAGAATCAATAGTGGAAGGCGTAAAATGGGTGTTATCTTTGCAGATGGTGTTAAAACTGGTATAAATTCCAGTTTCAATCCAGGGGTGACCATTGGCTTAAACACCTCAGTTGGATCTGGGGCTATAATCTACCGTGACATACCCGATAATAAGATAGTCATACACCATCAGAAACAGGAAATAAAGGATAAAAAGTAG
- a CDS encoding alpha/beta hydrolase has protein sequence MAGKVDDLLKIITNQFNQELDHVNPDFDEFYLSFSSNGPLKIIEEPDAPVDSYWIVTPQSSPQKIILFFHGGVLNHGTSHGHRDLCQRLSRHTGFSVFSVDYSLASENPFPAVVEDCIQSYLWLRDEGFKSSELVIVGISFGGNLALSTLLALKKMGEKLPLCGVCMSPVVDLKFPVVYNHLKDVNDWINYEMLENFKKSYLKGQNPSNPLASPIYGNLEGSPPLLMQCGSRELLLCDVNRFRDLAIEKDVKVNLEVWQGMFHSWQLFYSHLPESEGSLRSIGDFVKGLSFE, from the coding sequence ATGGCCGGAAAAGTTGATGATTTGCTTAAGATCATAACCAACCAATTCAACCAGGAACTGGACCATGTTAATCCAGATTTTGATGAATTTTATCTTTCTTTCAGTTCCAATGGTCCCCTGAAGATCATTGAAGAACCAGATGCTCCGGTAGATTCTTACTGGATTGTAACCCCACAAAGTAGCCCCCAGAAGATTATTTTATTTTTCCATGGTGGTGTTTTAAACCACGGAACCAGTCACGGACACCGGGATCTCTGCCAGCGGCTATCCCGACACACTGGTTTCTCAGTGTTCAGTGTGGATTACAGTTTAGCCTCTGAAAATCCCTTCCCTGCAGTAGTGGAAGATTGCATCCAATCATATCTCTGGTTACGAGACGAAGGTTTTAAATCCAGTGAACTGGTGATTGTAGGGATATCTTTCGGGGGAAATTTAGCCCTATCCACCCTACTCGCCCTGAAAAAGATGGGTGAAAAACTACCCCTATGTGGAGTTTGCATGTCACCAGTGGTGGACTTGAAGTTTCCAGTTGTTTACAATCATCTGAAGGATGTTAATGATTGGATCAACTATGAAATGTTAGAAAACTTTAAAAAATCATACCTTAAAGGGCAAAATCCATCCAATCCACTGGCTTCACCAATATATGGAAATTTAGAGGGAAGCCCACCTTTATTAATGCAATGCGGTAGCCGTGAACTTCTTCTGTGTGATGTGAATCGTTTCAGAGATTTAGCGATTGAAAAAGATGTTAAAGTAAATCTGGAGGTTTGGCAGGGCATGTTCCACTCCTGGCAATTATTTTATTCCCACCTACCTGAGAGTGAAGGATCATTGAGGAGTATTGGGGATTTTGTTAAGGGGTTAAGTTTTGAATAA
- a CDS encoding NifB/NifX family molybdenum-iron cluster-binding protein: MRIAIGTSDRINTEHFGRAKGFIIYQWNGDEADFVEYIETNINPEEKHQWSKNLSTLEDCEVVIVAQAGMKAKYGIKKANLKLVEDEGTVEEVLERFIKHERFMGNL, encoded by the coding sequence ATGCGGATTGCAATTGGAACATCAGACCGGATAAACACTGAACACTTCGGCCGGGCTAAAGGATTCATCATATACCAGTGGAATGGAGATGAAGCGGATTTTGTAGAATACATTGAAACCAACATTAACCCTGAGGAAAAACACCAATGGTCTAAGAATCTCAGCACCCTGGAGGACTGTGAAGTTGTTATAGTAGCTCAAGCAGGGATGAAAGCCAAATACGGGATAAAAAAAGCTAATCTGAAATTAGTTGAGGATGAAGGAACTGTGGAAGAGGTTTTAGAGCGTTTCATTAAACATGAAAGGTTCATGGGTAATCTATGA